A region from the Lolium perenne isolate Kyuss_39 chromosome 4, Kyuss_2.0, whole genome shotgun sequence genome encodes:
- the LOC127347842 gene encoding uncharacterized protein: MVDGGRISPPLNDFALGRVDIARLNYGIISLIPKVKGADSIKQYRPIALINVIFKFIAKAYATRLTPIAHRTIDRSQTAFIKGRCLHEGVLALHEIAHELRCKKLKGLLLKLDFEKAYDRVNWEFLREVLLRKGFSAGVVHRLMQLVSGGQTAININGEVGPYFRNARGVRQGDPLSPILFDFMVDALAAILTRAKENGHIQGVINFNKSEAVVTGVDDTEKLRVADSLNCNLGSLPMKYLGLPVSDKTLSVAEWHFLTEKVGHRVDPWQGLFLASAGRLELTNSCLSSLPMFAMGIYLLHETTHREMNKSRARFLWEGVGNKRKYHMVDWATGAEGLWADLIRAKYLGDNDLFSPLVPTKGSQFWNAIQKIKWYFKLGARHKVADGRRTYFWLDWWTGRGPLRDMFPRLFQCCDNPFATVAGVREANGWRIRFRRTFGLAETVEWENLCRIFDLHPYSAGEDEVKWSLEASGDFSTRSIYGRLTQGAVVTHFKEVWKTRVPPRIKIFLWQLIGSKLPSGVQVAKRNGPTNGACALCGEQEDCDHIFFSCHLAKLMWAGARELLHCDWNPAGAGHFIGIVQNLSGSLRRLAWFTFAAQCWALWNIRNKLAMEGKTINNPADAFFHMITYMQRWRVLVRPRDREMLDVLMGELRGLQTRLRAGA, from the exons ATGGTGGACGGCGGCCGGATCTCCCCTCCTCTGAATGACTTCGCTCTAGGGAGAGTGGATATTGCGCGCctgaattatggcatcatttctcTCATCCCAAAGGTTAAAGGGGCAGACTCCATCAAACAATATCGACCTATTGCCCTTATTAATGTCATTTTCAAGTTCATAGCGAAAGCTTATGCGACTAGACTGACACCGATAGCTCATAGGACGATAGACAGGAGCCAGACTGCCTTCATCAAAGGGCGCTGTCTGCACGAGGGAGTGCTAGCCCTGCACGAGATTGCTCATGAGTTACGCTGTAAGAAGCTAAAGGGCTTGCTTCTTAAGCTGGACTTCGAGAAAGCATATGACAGGGTGAACTGGGAGTTCCTTCGAGAGGTGCTGCTGAGGAAGGGCTTCTCAGCGGGTGTGGTACACAGGCTGATGCAACTTGTCTCGGGAGGACAGACGGCGATTAACATCAATGGTGAGGTCGGCCCCTATTTTAGGAACGCCAGGGGGGTGCGTCAGGGTGACCCACTCTCACCCATCCTATTCGACTTCATGGTCGATGCATTAGCAGCCATCCTAACCAGGGCTAAAGAAAATGGCCACATCCAAGGAGTG ATCAACTTTAACAAGAGCGAGGCGGTCGTCACGGGGGTTGATGACACTGAGAAGCTAAGGGTAGCTGACTCGCTGAACTGCAATTTGGGCTCCCTCCCGATGAAGTACCTCGGCCTACCTGTGTCGGATAAGACACTGTCGGTAGCCGAGTGGCACTTCCTGACGGAGAAGGTGGGACATAGGGTTGACCCATGGCAGGGGCTGTTTCTGGCTTCAGCTGGGAGGCTTGAACTGACTAACTCATGCCTCTCGAGCCTCCCGATGTTCGCAATGGGGAtttacctcctccatgagacgacACACCGGGAAATGAATAAGTCCAGAGCTCGATTCCTATGGGAAGGAGTGGGCAACAAGAGGAAATACCATATGGTTGACTGGGCCACA GGGGCAGAGGGTCTTTGGGCAGATCTAATTAGAGCCAAGTACCTGGGAGATAATGATCTCTTCTCCCCGCTGGTGCCAACCAAAGGTTCCCAATTTTGGAATGCCATACAAAAGATAAAGTGGTATTTCAAACTGGGAGCAAGACACAAAGTCGCAGACGGGAGGCGCACTTACTTTTGGTTGGACTGGTGGACGGGGAGGGGTCCCCTTAGGGACATGTTCCCTCGCCTCTTCCAGTGCTGCGATAACCCCTTTGCCACGGTGGCGGGGGTGCGGGAGGCCAACGGGTGGCGTATCCGCTTTAGGAGGACTTTTGGTCTCGCGGAAACGGTGGAGTGGGAGAACCTATGCAGGATCTTCGACCTCCACCCTTACTCTGCAGGGGAAGATGAGGTCAAATGGTCCTTGGAGGCATCGGGGGATTTCTCCACCAGGTCCATCTATGGACGACTAACGCAGGGAGCGGTAGTGACCCACTTCAAGGAGGTCTGGAAGACGAGGGTACCACCAAGGATTAAGATCTTCCTGTGGCAACTCATCGGGAGCAAACTGCCATCTGGGGTTCAGGTGGCCAAACGTAATGGTCCTACCAACGGGGCTTGTGCCCTATGTGGGGAACAGGAGGACTGCGACCACATCTTCTTTTCATGTCACCTTGCAAAGCTGATGTGGGCGGGAGCTAGGGAGCTCTTGCACTGCGATTGGAATCCGGCGGGGGCTGGACACTTCATTGGTATCGTCCAGAATCTATCGGGGTCCTTACGTAGGCTAGCCTGGTTCACATTTGCGGCTCAGTGTTGGGCGCTGTGGAACATTAGGAACAAATTAGCTATGGAAGGGAAAACAATTAACAACCCCGCTGATGCTTTCTTCCACATGATTACGTACATGCAGAGGTGGAGGGTCCTTGTAAGGCCAAGGGACCGAGAGATGCTGGACGTGCTGATGGGCGAGCTTAGGGGCCTACAGACGAGACTTCGAGCAGGAGCCTGA